Within Bradymonas sediminis, the genomic segment AATACCTGCGCACCGACGAGTTTGTGCGCGGCGCGCGCGCGATCTTTCCGAACTCCTCGGTCGCCCATGATTTGATGGAATATGATCTGACGCGCAGTGACCAATAGGCTCATGCGCCAGACTCCTCGCGTGCACCTCGGGCGAACATCGTTTATGCTCCACAGACGTTGCCGCCTGCCACGTAGGGTGGCGGTATTTGTGAGCGTCGACGCCCAAAGAGATGAGCGAGCATGAGTTATTCAGACGAGAAAAACCTGGGGTTAGGTGGGTTGGACGAGTTCGACGCGTTGATCGAGGAGGCGCATCGTCCCGACCGATTCGATTGGGATGACGCGGATTCCGAAGACGTCGCGGCCGTCCAACTGGTGTCGGTGCTGCGTTTTCAGGTGGGGGACTTCCTCTACGCGGTGCCCTCCGAATATGTGCGCGAGATCGTGTCGGACCTGCGGGTGACGCCGGTGCCCGGGGCGCCGAGTCATGTGCGCGGGGTCACGGTCTATCGCCGGCAGGTGCTCGGGATTCTTAACCTGGGCAAGTGGCTGGACCCGGCGCAGCGGCGCGGGGAGCAGCACCAGGGGCGCATCGTGATCGTTGAGGCCGACTCCTACACGGTGGGCATCGAGGCCGACGTGGTCAGCGGGATGGATGAGTGGCCGCTTGAGGACGTCGACCGCGGCGCGATCCCGGACTCCATCAACGCGCGCACGCGCCGCTACGCCGCCGGGATTCAGATCAACCGCGATAAGGCGACGGTCTTGCTCGACGTGTCCAAATTGCTCAGCGATGCGGCGGTGCAATAACCGCGCTTGGCGCCCGTGTCGCCCCCGATTCCTCCCCCAACGCCCTTTGTAGAATTTCTTCCATGACTGAGTCTTCGCCGTCCCAGCTTAAAGTCGAAGTCGTCCGCACGCGTTTTGGGCCGCTTCAGCTTGCGCTCGAGTTGAAACAGATCAGCAGCGTGCTCGACTACCGTGAGGGGCACGGGTTACAATTGGTGGACCCCGCGCCGCGTCTTGGGCTTCGCCCCTTGGGCGGCGGGCATGTCGGCTTTGTGGTGGCCGAGATCGGCCCGCCGGTGGGCGTGATCATCGGCGAGGTGCAGGGCTTTGAGACCTGGACCGCCTCGCGGATTATGGCGCTGCCGAAGTGGCTTCGAAATTACCTGCCCGACGTGCTTAAGCCGGCCTGTGGGGTCGACGAGAATGGCGATATCGTCTGGATGCTCGACCTGCTTAGTTTGACCCGTTGAACCGAATTTTTTGAGTAAAATGGAGAGCCGCGATGCAAAAACTATGGCTTCATATCACCGTGGGCTTTGCTGCTTTGACGGTGGTGGCGATCGCCGCCTTATTGGGGCGTGACCTGATTGAAGTTTCTCCGGTCGTCCTATCGGTGGTGGTCGCGATCGTCGGGTTGGGCCTGGCGATTCTTACCCGCCGGGCGCTCGCCCCGCTATCCGCGATTACTCATGTGGTCGAGGGGATCGCCCAGGGCGACCTGAACCAGCGCCCCCTGACCACCAAGGGCAGCTATGAGGTCGAGCGCCTGCGGGTGGCGACCAACCGGATGGTCGCGCGCCTCAACGCCGTGTCGGCCCAGGCGCGCGAGCTCGCCGATGGCAAATACGACGTGAGCAGCGTCGAGAAAAAGGTCCTTCGCAGCCAGCGCCTCTCCGACGCCGACATCCCGGTGAAGGCCAGCGACGGAGACCTCGAGCGCAGCTTCGCCGAGCTGATTAACCAGCGCCGCCGCCTGACGATTCAGGCGCGCATGATCTCGCGCGACCAGCTCAATAGCCCGCTGTTAAATCAGAAGATCCCCGGCGAATTGGGCGATGCCTTCGGCTATATGGTGCTCAATCTTCGGGTCATGGCCCAGCGCGCCATCGATATCAGCGGCGGCGACCTCACGACCACCATCGAGGGGCAGGGCGAGCTGACCAACTCCTTTAATCAGATGGTCGATTGGCTGCGCGGGTTGGTCGAAGAGATTTCGGGCACCGCGATTCATATCTCGACCGCCGCCGAGCAAATTCTGGCGGTCTTGCGCGAGCAAGAGTCCGCGGCCAACCACCAGGCGGCCAGCGTCGAGGAGACCCAGCGCACCATGGAGACGCTGCTCGCCTCGGCTAAAAAGATCGCCGAGAACGCCCAGCATGTGTTTAAATCCGCCGAGAAGACCCAGGGCAATAACCGCACGGTGAGCGAGCGCATCACGGAGCTTAAGAATCACACCGAGCGTATCAGCGAGATCCTTGAGAATATCAAACGCATCGCGGACCGCTCCGATTTGCTCGCGCTTAACGCCAGCCTTGAGGGCATGCGCGCCGGCGAGGCCGGCAAGGGATTTACGCTGGTCGCCGCAGAGATGCGCCGCCTGGCCGAGAATATCACCGGGTCGGTCTCCGA encodes:
- a CDS encoding chemotaxis protein CheW produces the protein MSYSDEKNLGLGGLDEFDALIEEAHRPDRFDWDDADSEDVAAVQLVSVLRFQVGDFLYAVPSEYVREIVSDLRVTPVPGAPSHVRGVTVYRRQVLGILNLGKWLDPAQRRGEQHQGRIVIVEADSYTVGIEADVVSGMDEWPLEDVDRGAIPDSINARTRRYAAGIQINRDKATVLLDVSKLLSDAAVQ
- a CDS encoding methyl-accepting chemotaxis protein, which encodes MQKLWLHITVGFAALTVVAIAALLGRDLIEVSPVVLSVVVAIVGLGLAILTRRALAPLSAITHVVEGIAQGDLNQRPLTTKGSYEVERLRVATNRMVARLNAVSAQARELADGKYDVSSVEKKVLRSQRLSDADIPVKASDGDLERSFAELINQRRRLTIQARMISRDQLNSPLLNQKIPGELGDAFGYMVLNLRVMAQRAIDISGGDLTTTIEGQGELTNSFNQMVDWLRGLVEEISGTAIHISTAAEQILAVLREQESAANHQAASVEETQRTMETLLASAKKIAENAQHVFKSAEKTQGNNRTVSERITELKNHTERISEILENIKRIADRSDLLALNASLEGMRAGEAGKGFTLVAAEMRRLAENITGSVSDIKGLVVDIGESSVATAMATEQGTRLSENTTDNALKITLITQQQKSGTEQVTQSMDELSCLINQDVAGTQQVTMAASELVKLAESLRGLVDKFQLGALPPASRTGSFAARAPVRPVYRGAPQSARTSAIPLSKSSKPAAAKPAEEAGEFEPEAAASSLEQTSDIPSDSGADQPTIEFSTQLSEEQQHEVMSKMVAGRPAAQMTLEADFGELDELSDFDDIAGAGVGSLREDSGNIDAELDALERELDKKASESSASNARPSEKSEES